A stretch of Aerococcus christensenii DNA encodes these proteins:
- the murA gene encoding UDP-N-acetylglucosamine 1-carboxyvinyltransferase: MENMVIRGGKRLVGTVQMDGAKNTVLPILAATLLASEGQSVVKNAPLFSDVYLMNHVLSYLQAEVSFDEDNHQIFVDASKELTSEAPFEFVSKMRASVVVMGPLLARLGYVKVAMPGGCAIGTRPIDLHIKGFEALGVTVTVGKGEIEASCPEGLKGAEIYLDFPSVGATENIMMAATLAEGVTLMENVAKEPEIVDLANFLNRMGAKITGAGTDMIRIRGVKSLKGVAHTVIPDRIEAGTFMVAAAITHGDITIQNAVAEHNLPLISKLREMGVEIIEGEEQIRVIGPERLKGTNIKTLPYPGFPTDLQAPFSVAQTVAEGQSKLEETVFENRFMHLEEMRRMTLDYQLAGDTAKINGPNHLKGAYVKATDLRAAAALILAGLVAEGITRVGKLEYLDRGYASFDEKLRQLGADIVRVTFDEKEKVDWNHLFS, translated from the coding sequence ATGGAAAATATGGTCATTAGAGGTGGCAAACGTTTAGTAGGAACTGTCCAAATGGATGGCGCAAAGAATACAGTTCTACCTATTTTGGCAGCTACTTTGTTGGCCAGCGAAGGCCAGTCCGTGGTGAAAAATGCACCCTTATTTTCAGATGTTTATCTGATGAATCATGTGTTAAGTTACCTGCAAGCAGAGGTATCTTTTGATGAAGATAATCATCAAATCTTTGTCGATGCTTCTAAGGAATTAACGAGTGAAGCTCCTTTTGAATTTGTCAGCAAGATGCGAGCAAGTGTGGTTGTTATGGGACCCTTGCTTGCCCGCTTAGGCTATGTCAAAGTGGCTATGCCAGGAGGGTGTGCAATTGGAACTCGTCCGATCGACTTACATATTAAAGGCTTTGAAGCCTTAGGAGTGACCGTCACTGTGGGAAAGGGAGAAATTGAAGCTTCTTGTCCAGAGGGATTAAAGGGTGCAGAGATTTATCTTGATTTTCCAAGTGTAGGCGCAACAGAAAATATTATGATGGCAGCCACCCTTGCAGAAGGGGTGACGCTCATGGAGAATGTTGCCAAAGAGCCGGAGATTGTAGATTTAGCAAACTTCTTGAATCGAATGGGAGCTAAAATTACCGGTGCAGGGACGGATATGATCCGTATTCGTGGGGTGAAGTCACTCAAAGGAGTGGCTCATACCGTTATTCCAGATCGAATTGAAGCGGGAACCTTTATGGTAGCTGCAGCTATTACGCACGGGGATATTACCATTCAAAATGCGGTTGCTGAACATAATCTCCCCCTCATTTCTAAGTTACGTGAAATGGGCGTAGAAATTATTGAAGGAGAAGAACAGATCCGAGTGATTGGACCTGAACGATTGAAGGGAACGAATATTAAGACGCTTCCTTATCCAGGTTTTCCAACAGATCTTCAAGCTCCTTTCAGTGTTGCTCAGACCGTTGCAGAAGGCCAATCGAAGTTAGAGGAAACGGTGTTTGAAAATCGGTTTATGCACTTAGAAGAGATGCGACGGATGACCTTGGATTATCAACTCGCTGGGGATACCGCTAAGATCAATGGCCCTAATCACTTAAAGGGCGCTTATGTAAAGGCAACTGATTTAAGAGCGGCTGCAGCTCTTATTCTAGCGGGCCTTGTAGCAGAAGGGATCACCCGTGTTGGCAAATTAGAATACCTCGATAGAGGGTATGCGAGTTTTGATGAAAAACTCCGCCAACTCGGAGCGGATATTGTTCGTGT
- a CDS encoding L-threonylcarbamoyladenylate synthase translates to MPTKCYQVDELDQAAQALRQGQLVAFPTETVFGLGAIANNEEAVKSVYQAKGRPSDNPLIVHIAKAEDLFRFSGDLSSEVERVARRLVETFWPGPLTIIVPVRKGTFGPTVTGGLQTVGIRMPDHPLTLSLILKTGFPLVGPSANLSGKPSPTCVQHVLHDFDGKIAGVVDADPTRIGVESTVVDITHPGQVYILRPGAITEKDLQKALPEIEVTDATRVIQSDSLEHPKAPGMKYRHYSPHQEVYALLPEELMKTLHSLTPDEKAKGAVIARDQVLSQCEGFAKTFSLGENVKTATHGLFAGLRAFDDDDQVQILYVEQLPDQAENRAYRNRLSKAASNKEGLPPRS, encoded by the coding sequence ATGCCAACCAAATGTTACCAAGTCGATGAATTAGATCAAGCAGCTCAAGCTCTTCGCCAAGGACAACTTGTTGCTTTTCCAACAGAGACAGTGTTTGGTTTAGGAGCGATTGCTAATAATGAAGAAGCAGTGAAGTCTGTTTACCAAGCAAAAGGGAGACCCAGTGATAATCCGTTGATTGTCCATATTGCCAAAGCAGAAGACCTCTTCCGCTTTTCTGGGGATTTGAGTTCAGAGGTGGAAAGGGTAGCTAGACGCCTAGTTGAGACTTTCTGGCCAGGCCCTTTGACCATCATCGTTCCTGTCCGTAAGGGGACTTTTGGTCCTACAGTTACAGGTGGCTTGCAGACGGTTGGCATTCGGATGCCTGACCATCCCCTCACCCTCTCTCTCATTCTAAAGACGGGATTTCCTTTGGTAGGACCTTCTGCCAATTTGTCCGGCAAACCGAGTCCTACCTGTGTGCAACATGTTTTGCATGACTTCGATGGAAAGATTGCAGGCGTGGTGGATGCAGACCCTACGCGAATTGGAGTAGAGTCCACAGTTGTCGATATTACCCATCCTGGCCAAGTGTATATTCTCCGCCCAGGGGCTATTACAGAAAAAGATTTACAAAAAGCCTTGCCGGAGATAGAAGTGACGGATGCCACTCGGGTCATTCAATCAGACTCCCTCGAACATCCTAAAGCGCCAGGAATGAAGTATCGGCATTATAGTCCTCACCAAGAGGTATATGCCCTCCTTCCTGAAGAATTAATGAAGACTCTTCACTCTCTCACTCCAGATGAAAAAGCAAAAGGAGCGGTGATTGCTAGAGATCAAGTTCTCTCCCAATGTGAGGGCTTCGCCAAAACCTTTAGCCTTGGGGAAAATGTCAAAACAGCAACTCATGGCTTATTTGCAGGACTTCGGGCCTTCGATGATGACGACCAAGTTCAAATCCTTTATGTGGAACAATTGCCTGACCAGGCGGAGAACAGGGCTTATCGGAATCGCTTATCCAAGGCCGCCTCTAATAAGGAAGGATTGCCTCCTCGTTCTTAA
- the upp gene encoding uracil phosphoribosyltransferase, whose amino-acid sequence MNKETLHVIDHPLVQHKIALLRDKNAGSKDFRELVNEITVFVAYEATRDLPLEEVTIETPITTCKQKMITGRKMAVVPILRAGLGMVEGILSLSPAAKVGHIGMYRDEETLEPHEYFFKMPSDIEERQVFVVDPMLATGGSAVLAVEALMKRGVKAKDIKFLCIVSAPDGVEALQKAYPEIHIYTAALDEKLNENGYIVPGLGDAGDRLFGTL is encoded by the coding sequence ATGAATAAAGAAACCTTACACGTTATTGATCACCCACTTGTTCAACATAAGATTGCTCTTCTTAGAGATAAGAACGCTGGAAGCAAGGATTTCCGTGAATTAGTGAATGAAATTACGGTCTTTGTCGCTTATGAAGCCACACGCGATCTTCCTCTCGAAGAAGTAACGATCGAAACCCCTATTACGACCTGTAAACAGAAAATGATTACCGGACGTAAGATGGCAGTTGTTCCTATTCTACGGGCTGGTTTAGGAATGGTAGAAGGCATACTTTCTCTCTCCCCTGCAGCTAAGGTAGGACATATTGGAATGTATCGAGACGAAGAAACCTTAGAACCTCATGAATATTTCTTCAAAATGCCAAGCGATATCGAAGAACGTCAGGTCTTTGTGGTAGACCCAATGTTAGCCACAGGGGGATCTGCTGTTTTAGCTGTGGAAGCTTTAATGAAACGTGGTGTGAAAGCTAAAGATATCAAATTCTTGTGTATTGTTTCTGCGCCTGATGGAGTTGAAGCCCTTCAAAAAGCTTACCCAGAGATTCATATTTATACAGCAGCTTTAGATGAAAAATTAAACGAAAATGGATACATTGTGCCTGGTTTAGGAGATGCCGGGGATCGTTTGTTCGGAACCTTGTAG